The following proteins are encoded in a genomic region of Stegostoma tigrinum isolate sSteTig4 chromosome 2, sSteTig4.hap1, whole genome shotgun sequence:
- the irx1b gene encoding iroquois-class homeodomain protein IRX-1b: MAFPQLGYPQYLSASQAVYAADRQGVLASSRGGAELGASPTAAAVTSVLGMYANPYTAQNYSAFLPYTTDLTMFSQMGSQYELKDNPGVHPATFAAHAAPAYYPYGQFQYGDPARPKNATRESTSTLKAWLNEHRKNPYPTKGEKIMLAIITKMTLTQVSTWFANARRRLKKENKMTWGARNKSDDGTLYGSDTEGENEKKEEDEEIDLESIDIDKIDENDEEQSNEEEEEKLNLSNEEEKADMEREHNRTLQGSEGDSKAKETDREDGSIAENNGTRGVSLAQGNLLIPNHSKPKIWSLAETATSPDSAQKCSPSSHTPSTIQHPAFLSNHGLYTCQISKFHNWTNGAFLGQNSLLNVRSFLGVNHHHHHHHHHPQHPQQQQPSVLTAALGAVSNEKSTDIPSPKHTEGECIPGESPSQPLKISFQPVNESSRPQQEGTRVLATISSV, from the exons ATGGCCTTCCCTCAGTTAGGGTATCCTCAGTATTTAAGTGCGAGCCAGGCTGTGTACGCTGCCGATCGGCAGGGAGTGCTGGCTTCTTCCCGAGGAGGAGCCGAGCTTGGGGCTAGCCCCACCGCCGCTGCTGTAACCTCGGTACTTGGAATGTACGCAAACCCTTACACAGCCCAGAACTACAGCGCTTTCCTCCCCTACACCACCGATCTCACCATGTTCTCCCAAATG GGATCACAGTATGAATTAAAGGATAACCCTGGTGTTCACCCGGCAACGTTTGCAGCACATGCGGCTCCTGCTTATTATCCTTATGGGCAATTTCAGTATGGAGATCCTGCCAGACCCAAAAACGCAACCCGGGAGAGCACAAGTACGCTCAAAGCCTGGCTGAACGAGCACAGGAAGAACCCTTACCCGACTAAAGGAGAAAAGATCATGCTGGCCATCATCACGAAGATGACCCTGACCCAGGTCTCCACCTGGTTCGCCAACGCCAGGAGGAGACTCAAGAAAGAGAATAAAATGACTTGGGGTGCTCGGAATAAAAGTGATGACGGTACTCTCTACGGCAGCGATACTGAAGGGGAAAATGAGAaaaaggaggaggatgaggagatTGACTTGGAAAGCATCGACATCGATAAAATTGACGAAAACGACGAGGAGCAAAGTaatgaagaggaggaggaaaaaCTGAACCTCAGTAACGAGGAGGAGAAGGCAGACATGGAGAGGGAGCATAATCGAACATTGCAGGGATCTGAAGGTGACAGTAAAGCAAAGGAGACGGACAGAGAAGATGGAAGTATTGCTGAAAACAATGGCACCAGGGGTGTATCTCTAGCACAGGGAAATTTGCTAATCCCAAATCATAGTAAACCCAAAATCTGGTCTTTGGCAGAGACTGCAACCAGCCCGGACAGCGCCCAGAAATGTTCCCCGTCCAGCCACACGCCGTCGACCATTCAGCACCCAGCTTTTCTCTCAAACCACGGACTCTATACTTGTCAGATCAGCAAGTTTCATAACTGGACAAACGGCGCTTTCCTGGGCCAGAACTCTTTGCTAAATGTCAGATCGTTTCTGGGTgtaaatcatcatcatcatcatcatcatcatcatccacaACATCCTCAGCAGCAACAGCCTTCTGTGCTAACAGCAGCCCTGGGAGCAGTGAGCAATGAAAAATCAACAGACATCCCCAGCCCAAAACACACAG AAGGAGAATGCATTCCAGGCGAATCTCCATCACAACcgctaaaaatatcatttcagcCCGTAAATGAAAG CTCACGGCCCCAGCAGGAAGGAACACGGGTTCTAGCAACCATCTCTTCCGTCTGA